GCAGAGCCTGCTGAAGGCGCGCATCGGCAAGACAGTAGTCGGCCCGGATCAGGAAAAGCGTGCCGATCAAGGCACCTATGTATGGGGTGAGGCTAGAAACGCTCGCGGCGAATGCAAAGTCGCACGCGTGCACACCGCAAACGTCTACAGTCTGACGGTCGACGCAGCCTTGGCTGTGGTCGACTACCTGCTACAGATGCGCCCAGCTGGCGGCGCCTACACACCCGCTCGGTTGTTGGGCGCCCATATGGTGACGCGCTTGCCAGGGTCTGGCGCGTTGAACATCGACTGACCTTGAAAAAGGTATTGACCTTAAAGTTTACTTCAAGCTTAAGGTGGCCTCATCTCCAGTTGAGGACTGCTCGATGAATGTGTTCAACACCCTGATGCTTCCCAACGGTTCGACCATCAAGAACCGAATCGCCAAAGCCGCCATGGAAGAGAACATGGCGGATGCTGACCAGGCACCCTCCGAAGAACTCATGCGTCTCTATCAAGCATGGGCCGACGGTGGTGCAGGCCTGATTATCACCGGCAACGTGATGGTCGACGGCCGCGCCATGACCGGGCCGGGTGGCGTGGTGTTGCAGGACGATCAGCAACTGGACAAGTTCAAGCGCTGGGCGCGTATTGGGCGATCTAGCGGTGCGCAGTTCTGGTTGCAGATCAATCACCCAGGTCGGCAGATGCAGTCCAATCTTGGGCAAAAAACCTGGGCACCGTCAGCCGTGCCGCTGGAACTGGGTAAAATGTCCAAGCGTTTTGCCACGCCTCACGCGATGACCGCTGGCGTGATCGAAGAAGTCATTCAGCGCTTTGCGAACACCGCACGTCTGGGCGAACAAGCCGGATTCACCGGCGTGGAAATCCACGCTGCCCATGGCTATTTGTTGAGCCAGTTCCTTTCGCCGTTGACCAACCAAAGGACGGACGAGTGGGGTGGCTCTCTAGAAAACCGGGCACGCCTGTTGCTCGAAATCGTCAAGGCCGTCAGGGCTGTTGTTTCTGCGGATTTTGCAGTGGCGGTCAAACTCAACTCCGCCGATTTCCAGCGCGGAGGATTCACCGCCGATGATGCGAAAAAGGTAGTTGAGTTGCTCAACGACCTGGGCGTGGACA
The Pseudomonas sp. KU43P genome window above contains:
- a CDS encoding NADH:flavin oxidoreductase/NADH oxidase family protein, which produces MNVFNTLMLPNGSTIKNRIAKAAMEENMADADQAPSEELMRLYQAWADGGAGLIITGNVMVDGRAMTGPGGVVLQDDQQLDKFKRWARIGRSSGAQFWLQINHPGRQMQSNLGQKTWAPSAVPLELGKMSKRFATPHAMTAGVIEEVIQRFANTARLGEQAGFTGVEIHAAHGYLLSQFLSPLTNQRTDEWGGSLENRARLLLEIVKAVRAVVSADFAVAVKLNSADFQRGGFTADDAKKVVELLNDLGVDMVELSGGSYEVPAMQGDARDGRTLAREAYFLEFARDLQTVAQMPVMVTGGIRRRPVAESVVQSGVDMVGIGTALAIDPHLPRDWLQGKENAPQLPPITWKNKAIASLANMAVVKFQLRKLSRAKKPDPSVSPLRALILQQLFMAFRTRQYRKWIETSAHYNGLGDAR